The following are encoded together in the Lytechinus variegatus isolate NC3 chromosome 19, Lvar_3.0, whole genome shotgun sequence genome:
- the LOC121406263 gene encoding lengsin-like, giving the protein LIIVIAIVFFFPSIYIFTDIVHQSEELIRIINEVKEKKVKILRVEFTDINGITRCKMVAVNTLEELSSTLKKGVLFSPICFMKDPVGEGFECDFKETYWFSDMCALPDLRTFRVIPWLEDTAAVSTVLYHLNMKDPVVEHPRNVANKQLKRLKGLGLSLMSAYELEFRLCGNKGEQLVQERVGFCASSILLATARDYIKQLFDSLPRVGVTVDAIHSESPDGSLEVSTKPSFGIRAADEAVICKDACSEIALCNGYKALFIADPDGTGSGFTLHLNHSLWDKSGNVVFNATTGDLSDTAKHWIAGLLAHTRALTPLMASTVSGIKMFGAYELVDSVEPSYISWGKHNRSATFRVKKSDGPSGSYIENRLGRIDADPYLILAGTIAAGLDGIINKIPLPGECLGNAHKDIPKNPTKVPCDMEEGLAALVQDKVLCDALGQEFIDLLVAARKHGIALSKAENIQN; this is encoded by the coding sequence TTGATCATCGTAATAgccattgtttttttctttccttcaatcTATATCTTTACAGATATCGTTCATCAGTCTGAAGAATTAATCCGCATTATAAACGAGGTTAAGGAGAAAAAAGTGAAGATACTCCGCGTGGAATTCACTGACATCAATGGCATCACGCGATGTAAGATGGTAGCCGTAAACACTCTGGAAGAACTGTCATCGACCCTAAAGAAAGGGGTCCTCTTTTCTCCGATTTGCTTCATGAAAGATCCGGTAGGAGAAGGATTCGAATGTGATTTCAAGGAAACCTATTGGTTCTCTGATATGTGTGCGCTTCCAGATCTGCGCACCTTTCGGGTTATCCCGTGGCTTGAGGATACGGCAGCTGTCTCAACAGTACTCTATCACCTTAATATGAAAGACCCCGTGGTTGAGCATCCGAGAAACGTGGCGAACAAGCAACTCAAACGTTTGAAAGGTTTGGGGTTATCACTGATGAGTGCTTACGAATTGGAATTCCGTCTTTGCGGCAACAAGGGTGAACAACTAGTTCAGGAACGAGTGGGATTTTGTGCCAGTAGCATCCTCCTTGCAACGGCCAGGGACTACATAAAGCAGTTGTTTGACTCCTTGCCACGGGTAGGGGTAACTGTGGATGCTATACATTCTGAAAGCCCTGACGGATCTCTTGAAGTGTCTACGAAACCTTCATTTGGAATAAGGGCTGCTGATGAGGCTGTTATCTGCAAGGATGCATGTAGCGAAATCGCTCTCTGCAACGGATACAAAGCACTATTCATTGCTGATCCCGATGGCACTGGGAGTGGGTTTACCCTTCATTTGAACCATTCTCTTTGGGACAAGTCTGGTAACGTGGTATTCAACGCTACAACTGGTGACCTTAGTGACACGGCTAAGCATTGGATTGCTGGTTTGCTTGCTCACACACGGGCGTTGACACCCCTCATGGCTTCCACCGTTAGCGGGATCAAGATGTTCGGTGCTTATGAACTGGTAGATTCGGTAGAACCGTCATACATTTCATGGGGCAAACACAACCGCTCGGCTACTTTCCGCGTCAAGAAGAGCGATGGGCCGAGTGGATCGTACATAGAAAATCGGCTTGGAAGGATTGATGCAGACCCATATCTTATTCTTGCAGGTACCATTGCTGCAGGATTGGACGGTATTATCAACAAGATACCTCTACCAGGAGAATGCTTAGGAAACGCCCATAAGGATATCCCTAAAAATCCAACGAAAGTTCCCTGTGATATGGAGGAAGGTCTCGCAGCTTTGGTCCAAGATAAAGTCCTTTGTGACGCCCTTGGCCAGGAATTCATTGACCTTCTAGTTGCTGCGAGGAAACACGGGATTGCACTTTCTAAAGcagaaaatatacaaaattaa